In Dehalococcoidia bacterium, a genomic segment contains:
- a CDS encoding 4Fe-4S dicluster domain-containing protein — protein MPRYGMTIDLSRCMGCRACMVACKVENNTPEGHFWMYVFRFEEDEFPRTRIWFLPRPCQHCDNAPCVKVCPVGARYKREDGLVLTDFQRCIGCRYCEVACPYGVNYFHWKHPNKAQYLDYNDDPEIKSRTSGAMPPYRNPDQDLRYGPEGRLTAGAAHYRGVIGKCTFCVHRVEKGLEPACVANCPVRVFEFGDLDDPDSVVSQKLRSSPRFRLLEGEGTEPRVFYLNGNPPSPEVREVMPVKGGRKS, from the coding sequence ATGCCCCGCTATGGCATGACCATCGACCTGAGCCGGTGCATGGGGTGTCGGGCCTGCATGGTGGCCTGCAAGGTGGAGAACAACACCCCAGAGGGCCACTTCTGGATGTACGTCTTCCGGTTCGAGGAGGACGAGTTCCCCAGGACGCGCATTTGGTTCCTGCCCCGCCCCTGCCAGCACTGCGACAACGCCCCCTGCGTGAAGGTCTGCCCCGTGGGGGCCCGCTACAAGCGGGAGGACGGCCTGGTGCTGACCGACTTCCAGCGGTGCATCGGCTGCCGCTATTGCGAGGTGGCCTGCCCTTATGGGGTCAACTACTTCCACTGGAAGCACCCCAACAAGGCCCAGTACCTGGACTATAACGACGACCCAGAGATTAAGAGCCGCACCAGTGGCGCCATGCCCCCCTACCGCAACCCCGACCAGGACCTGCGCTACGGCCCCGAGGGGCGGCTGACGGCCGGCGCCGCCCACTACCGGGGCGTCATCGGCAAGTGCACCTTTTGCGTCCACCGCGTTGAGAAGGGCCTGGAGCCGGCCTGCGTGGCCAACTGCCCCGTGCGGGTGTTCGAGTTCGGCGACCTGGACGACCCCGATAGCGTCGTCTCCCAGAAGCTGCGCTCCTCCCCCCGTTTCCGCCTCCTGGAAGGGGAGGGGACGGAGCCACGGGTGTTCTACCTCAATGGCAACCCGCCCAGCCCTGAGGTGCGGGAGGTAATGCCGGTGAAGGGAGGTAGGAAGTCATGA